TCACAACCATTTCTTTCTCAGGAGGGATCTCTGTAATGATGCTGTCATCGTTGCGGTCTACAGCGCAAGAATACAAAAAAACAATCAACCGCTCTTCGAGTATTGGCGATCATTGTCTGTGTTTTTCTCATACACTGCGCAGCTTCGCCCAATATGATCGGGACATGGCTGGAGATCGGCAAAAGCAACATTGGAATTCAAAAAAAAATGGATCATTCAGTGCGGTGGACAATGAGGGAATGGCCGTGAGTGGAAAGTATATGCGCTTAAAGGATGGGCGCGTGAAATTCGAAATCCTGCACGGAGACGCTTCCGTGGAGATAGTGATCCTAAACGTTTCTGTAAACGGGGAAGAACTAACTGTTACTGGCGACGTTCCCGGAGACGTGGAAAGATATAGAAGAATGGACAGGTGAGCCAAAATGACCATCAGGGTTTTACACAGCGTTTTTGGATTGATTGCGATCTTTTTGCTCTTTCCCACCATCGTATGGTCTCAAGAAACGGTGATTGCGGCAACAAAGGTGGGAGAATGCGAGCTTACGGTGGAAGCGAGCGATCGGTGGCATTCGCTGAGGTTGAGGGCATTTCATCCCCGAGCCACTAGGTGTGATATCGGCAGAGAGTCAATACTGCCGATTCTTGATGAAGCATTTTCAAAGCTCCGATCGCCGCAGCTTGAAAGAAGCTATGAATCCTTGTTTATTGGAAGGCTTGTTGACTACCCCTGGATGTGTCAGTATCTGGCGAATACCGCTCTCACGGATGGCGGTTGGGACTCAAGGAAAGGGAAGCCTGTCGCCATGGATATTAATAAATATGTATCCAGCCTTCTCTTCAGAAAAGAGCTGCTATCGGAGATAATGGCTGGTTTAGCAAAAAATGGATACAGCGTCACTGGCATAAGTGTGGAAAAAGTGCTCGTCGGTGGCTTCCACGACGTTCCATTATATCAGGGGAAGATGTTTCGGGGGCGGGTCCCTTTTGATGCGCAAGTCTGGCTCCGACTCAAGAAGGACTGATCGGTGCAACGAACTATTTCAAGCCTAAAGCTGGCTTTTATTCGGCTGCGCACATTTCAAAATTGCCCCCGGAAGATATGATGAAAGATGGTGTCTGGGGTGTGCCCACGGTGCCCAAATTGTGCCCGTCAAGGTCAATTATTTACAAAAGTTTCCAAACGAAACCAAAAGTTAGACGCTGAAAGCCTTACCAGATAAGGGCCTGAAAATTATAGTGGAATTCAGTATGCTGAATCTTGCACTTCTAATCCGTAGGCCGCGTGTTCGAATCGCGCCGGGCGCGCCATAAAAGCAACTAAGCCCCCAAGGGACTTCCTTGAGGGCTTTTTTTGTGCTTCCGGTTCTACTCCGGTCCATTCAAAAAAGGCTCTACTGATAACAGATGCCTTTTCTCATGTCACATTAAAGATTTGCAGATGGGGTCTTTAATCGCTTACGCTACTTCAACATTCTGCCGCTCAACCGTTGAATGAGCTGGAAAGCACTTCTTCAGACGGCCGCAGCTGAATGACATAAACCTTTTTGCTGTTTCATCGATGAAACAGTTTTACAGCAGCTCAGAATGATTTTTGTGCCCGGACCACTTAGGCAAATCATCGTGAGGCTCGACAACCCTCGACCCATAAAATAGATGGCAGGTTGGTTTGAACGACTCCGGCACCCTGGCGGGATGTCCGAAATCAAACAATGATGGGAAGGCGAGCCACATCCTGCGCCCCTCATCGGCAATGAGGGTGCCACATTTGCTACAGCGAACTTTACAGGGAAGGATACGTCCTGGCCGGTTTTGTTCACTATTATAAAAAGTTAGATGTTCCAAACCAGCGGTAAATCTCACATGGCGCTTGTGAAAAATCGCAGCCCACTGCATAGGGGCACCATGCAACCTCTGGCAAGTCGTGCAATGACAAATTTTGGCATCCACTGGATCTGCACTCACCTCATATCGTATAGTTCCACAAAAGCATGAGGCTTGGTACTTTGCAACAAACTCTGTATCTTCCAGGGAGGCATAATCAGGTCCAAATGAATTTTTCATTATCAAGGCCTGCTATTTTTATTCAGTATATTTAAATATTATTTTTAACTTGGAAAGGGCGCCTTGTTCATCAATGAAAGATAGGCGAAGGCCTTGTAATTAAGTCCGGCCTATCCCAGGATGATAGACTGCACTGAAATTAAATAGGTTCCAGATTAATTTTCAACCGACACCCAACCGCTTTGGCATACTTACGCAATGTTTCAATGGAAGGGGAATGCTTCTGACTTCCCCCACCGGATTCAATTCTTGCAACAGCGGGGGCTTTGGTATTCATGGCCCTGGCTACATCTTCTTGCGTCATCCCCGCTTTTTTCCTGGCTTTAAGCAATTCATCCAGCAATGCAAATTCATCTTCCAGGGCATCATATTCAGCCATAAAAGCAGGATCTTTTTTCCATTTTTCTATCATCTTTTTATGTTTGGTCATTTTTAACATCCTTGAGCCTTTGCCGGGCTATGTCAAGATCCTTCTTTGGCGTCTTCTGGGATTTTTTTTATAACGGCCACGAGCCGCCCTTGGTCTATCTACACCCAGGCCTCGGCCTACAACAAAGATTGAAAGATCTGAGTAACTTACCCAGACTTTCTTATAAAATTCGTGCAAAATTAAAATTTGGTATTCAACGACAGCACAAAAGAACGCCCGGCCCTGACCTTCTCGTTATAATATCGGATTTACCATTCCATAACAGTGTATTAACATATTTGTTAATTTTGTCAATTAATCACGCTAACTCATATTCACAGAATTTTTAATAAAAAACAGCCAGCCAAACAGTTATGCTATTGGGATCAGTTTGAGTGACCTTATGTTTTGTATGGGCCGGGATGTCGAGATAATCCCCTTTATTTAATGTATATTCAAGTCCGTTTTCGTACAAAATTGTACCCGAACCTTCTAATACAATCACCCACTCATTCTCATCTTGGTTATACCACCCGAATTCAGGAGAAGTATGGCCCAAAGAAACAATGCGTTCGATCCGAATATGTTTTTGATTAACTAAATCAGTAAAATGCTCAGCTGCCAGATTATCAGGAATATTTTCAAACAGATTGGCCATTAACAGCCCCAATATCTAAAGTCTAAAGTCAGGTTTTTGTTCAGACACTATTTTTTAACTGTAATCGGAGAATTGGGCACACCGGCATAAAAAACGATAATTTCTGCAAATTCACTGCTTTCATTTATCCCATAGTGGCATTTATTCACGACTTCGATGATCGAATCTCCTGCGTTAAGCTGTAATTTTTCCTTCTTTTCGGTTACAACGGTTAGCGTCCCTTTTAACAACACGCCTGCATTGATCACAGGATGTGCCAAAAATAATTTAATTGGAGCTTAAGCATCCCGGAATGAAAAAATCAATAACCAAATTTGTTCTTTAGTTCTTATGATTTCAATATTAACCCCAACGATGGAATTAAATTGGACATTTCGGTCCCCGGCTTGACAAATCGGCTGCAACCAGCGTATTTGCTTTGCTGTAATTTATTTAGATGATGATAAAAAACAGGTGAAACGAATTATGAATCTACACCACTGGTGGCTGGCCATCCGGCCTAAAACCCTACCGGCAGCTGCTTGCCCGGTTGTTGTTGGCGCAGCGTGTACTATTTCTGACCACAGATTTTCAGCATTGATGTTTGCAGCGGCTTTGGCCGGTGCTTTGTTGATCCAGATATCCGTAAATCTGGCCAATGATTATTTTGATTTTATACACAACATTGACACCCCGGACCGTAAAGGCCCGAAGCGGATGACCCAAAGCGGCCTGATTTCGCCTGAGACCGTTCGAAATGCATTCATAGTGACTATGCTGATGGCTTTGGGTTTAGGCGCTGTTCTTATTATCAAGGGAGGGGTTGTGATTCTGTGCATTGTGATCGCCTCCCTTCTTGGCGTTATCTGTTACAGCGCCGGTCCCTTTCCCATTGCATCCAACGGCCTTGGCGAAGTGTTTGTATTTATTTTTTTCGGGCCTGTGGCAGTACCAGGCACCTACTACCTGATGGCCGGATGCGTAACACCAATGGTCTTTATCGCATCTGTTCCCGTAGGTTTTATGGTCACGGCCATTATCGTAGTCAACAATCTGCGGGATATCGAAACAGATGCCCGGGCAGGCAAAAAGACCCTGGCCGTCATATTAGGCCATTGGCGTACCAAAGTGGAGTTCGTATTTTTGATCTTTTTCTCTTTTTTGATACCCTGTCTAATGTTTGCATCGGGCTACTGGTCTTGGGCCATTTTATTGCCCTTGGCCGTCTTTTGGAAATCTTATCCCTTATTTAAAATTATTTTTGAACAGAATGGAGAAGTTTTAAATGTAGCACTTGCAGATACAGCAAAGCTTGCACTGATGTTCAGCACACTTTTTGCCATTGGTATTATGGCGGGGTAACAGCTTGTAATTATTATTCTTGTACCAGGGCTAAAGTTCTGTTAATCTACTGAGCTTCAAATTAACCGGTTCAGGGAGAAGCCTGGGCCCTTGTATTGAAAGGATAGATAAATGATAAAAAAAATTGCGTTACTGATGAGTGTTCTATCGACATTGGTATGCTTGAGCCTGACACCTGCCGGTGCAAAAGAAGTTTACATTAACGGCATTGACTTTGGTTTTCCTCCCTTTGGGTATGTGGACAAGGCCGGCAAGCCTGCAGGCTTTGACGTAGAATGTGCAAACTGGATTGCCAATGAGATGGGTTTTGAAGTCAAACACCAGCCCATGGATTGGGACGGCATTATCCCAGCCCTGAATGCAAAAAAAATAGATTTTATTGCTTCCGGCATGAGCGCAACAGAATCCCGTAAAAAAATTGTTAACTTCACCCTGCCCTACTATGAAGTCAGCCAGGTGCTTTTGGTCTTGAAGGACCGGACAGATGATTTCAATACCCTGTTGACCACAGGCAAAAAAATCGGCACCCAGAGAGGTACCACCAGCACAAAACGCCTTAATGATCTGCTTGCCACAGGAAAATACGACTTTAAAATTGTGGAGTATGATTCAACGGATCTGAGCATGGAAGATCTCAAAATCGGCCGTATTGACGCCTCTTCCATGGACTCATCCATTGCCAACGAACTCAATAAGGACGAGACTTACAAAACAGCCGGAACCTTTGAAGGCTCCACTGAAGAATATGGATATGCCGTACGCAAGGGCGACGATAAGCTTTTGAACCTGCTTAACCAGGGGTTAAAAAAGCTGATGGCTGATCCCCAGTGGCAGGTGCTTAAAGACAAATACGATATCCACTAATATGCAACATTGTGAACCGGGCTCGTCTGCCCGGTTCCATTCCCCACCCCCGGATTTACCATGCATAACATGTTCACTTTTTTAACTTCCATAACCGACTCTCTGCCCTATATATTTTCAGGACTATGGATCACAGTGGTCCTCATTATCGGGGCCATGGGATTAGGACTTTTGATCGGCATCCCATTTTCCGTAATCCGGGTGTATGGCCATCCTCTTGCCCGGGGCTGTGTGGCACTTTATGTCTGGTTTTTCAGGGGCGTACCAGTTCTTGTTCTGTTCTACCTGTTTTATTTTGGACTTCTATCCTGGCTGGATCAGGTGCCGGCGTTGGATTTTCTGCCCCTTGGCGATGCTTTTGTTGCAGCGATAGTGGTCCTGGGCATGACCACCGGGGCGTATCAGACTCAAATTTTCAAAGGCGCGATCCTCTCCTTGCCCCAGGGCCAGCTTAAGGCAGCACGCTCCCTTGGCATGAGTGACATTTCAGCCATAACCAGTATTATACTGCCCCAGGCCCTGCGGTTTTCCATTCCGGCCTGGTCCAATGAATATTCCATTGTCTTAAAGGATTCGGCCCTTGCCTATGTGATCGGGGTGGCAGAACTTATGTCCAGAACCCGGTCCGTTGCTGCCATCACCCATAAACCCCTGCCCTTTACCCTGTTTGCCGGATTGATATTTTTCATACTGACCTGGGCCGGAGTCAAGGGTCTTAAACGACTGGAGCAGAAAGTGCAAATCCAGGGATATACCCAATAATGTTTGAAAAAGGCATAGATATGACACAACCCAATGGTACCGAACCAATTGTTCTGGAAGCCCGGGGGATTGTTAAGGAACTTGGCGGCAACACCGTTTTGAACCATGTGGATTTAACCCTGGCCAAAGGAGATTTAAAGGTGCTCATTGGACCTTCAGGTTCCGGGAAATCTACCTTGCTGCAGTGCTTAAACCTCTTGCACATCCCAGAAGAAGGCCGGCTGCTTTTAGACGGGACCCAAGTGAATTTTAGAAAAAAAACAGAGCTGTACCGGTTGCGCCAAAAAGTGGGCATGATTTTCCAGGAATTTAATCTATTTGATCACTTGTCTGCCTGCCAGAATGTTGCCATTGCATTGAGAAAAGTAAAAAAACAATCCAAAAACCAAGCCCACGACCGGGCATGTGAGGAGCTTGCCCGGGTGGGGCTGGCCGACAAAATGGACCTGTATCCGGCCCAGTTGTCCGGGGGGCAGAAACAACGGGTCTCCATTGCAAGGGCCCTGGCCATGGACCCGGAAGTGTTGCTGCTGGATGAACCCACATCAGCCCTGGACCCGGAACTGATCAGCGAGGTGCTGGTGGTGATCCGGGATCTGGCAAAGGCGGGGATGACAATGCTCATGGCCACGCACCAGATCAGTTTTTCCGCTGGTCTTGCCCATGAATTTGTTTTCATGGAAAACGGACAAATTACAGAACAGGGCGAGCCTGCTGCGCTGCTGGCTGAAAACAGCGGATCACGGACCCGGGATTTTTGCGCCAAAATTTCAGAGCTGACCGGAGCTGAGGCGTGAACGACTTTTTTCCCTTTATCATAGATCAAGTTATACCCCGCCTGAACACAGGTTTTTTTGTAAGTATCAAGCTGATTGTGCCTTCGGCGCTGCTCGGCTTTTTAATCGGTGTCGTGACCGGAACCCTGAGGGTCTATGGTCCCTGGCCTATAAGAAAATTGTGTAATTTTTATGTGGCTGTGTTCCGGGGTACGCCACTGGTGGTTCAACTTTATTTCTGGTACTTTGCCCTGCCCTACACAAATTTTGGGGGCGTTCGTATTGTCATGTCCGCTATGGCCTGTGCGATTGTCGGATTTTCCCTTTGCTCCGGGGCCTATCACTCCGAATACATCCGAGGCGGTCTGCTCTCCATCAAAACAGGGCAGCTTAAAGCGGCCCAGGCGTTGGGCATGACCCCATTTACCTCGGTAAAAAGCATTGTTTTGCCCCAGGCCTTCAGACATTGTTTTACCGGCTGCTGCAATGAGGTGATTTACCTGATCAAATATTCTTCCCTTGCGTCCATCATTACCATCAATGAAATGACCGGGATTGGCCGGGGCATTGCCAAGGCCTCTTTCAGAAACGTTGAAACCTTCCTGGTGGTGGGCATTTATTACTTGATCCTTGTCACTCTTGCCGGCGCTATTCTCAACTATATTGAACGGCGTATGGAAATCCCGGGCTTTGATCGCCAGGCCAGATAATAAGGCGTCTGTAAAAAGATTCTTCACTTGTACCTTATCTTATGATTAAAACAAGAAAAGAGAATGAAAACATTCACCTGAACGACCCGTAAAGGAACCCAACCATGATTTCATCATTTTCTTTTGGTCAAATGGTTATTGGTGCAGATAAATATACCACAGACCTGATTATCCTCCCGGACTTAACGATCCTGCCAAACTGGCGCAGAAAAAAGGGGCATGTACTTGAACTGGCGGATTTAAAATCGGTTTTACCGGTAAAACCGGATCTGATCATTGCCGGTACCGGTGTCAATGACAGGATGAAAATAGCCCCGGGACTTGCAAAAGAATTGTCATCCATGGGCATTGAACTCAAGACTCTGGCAACAGGGAGTGCCGTAGAGATGTTCAACACAACCATCGTCCAGACACCGGATAAACAGGTGAGCGCCTGTTTTCATTTAACCTGCTGACAGGATTTATGTATGCCTCATAGCAATCCTAACCATAACCGGTTTAAGTTCTGCCCCGCCTGCGGCAGCAATACCCTTGACCCGGACAGTATAAAATCATTTAAATGCAGGGAATGCGGGTTTGAATTTTTTCTTAACTGTGCGGCAGCAGTCATGGCCATCATCCTTGACGATCAAAACAGGATTTTGGTCACCGTTCGTGCCAAAGAACCCTGCAAAGGCTCGCTGGATTTGCCGGGCGGATTCGCAGAGCCTGGCGAAAGCATTGACCATGGTTTGGTCAGGGAAATCAAAGAAGAACTGAACCTGGACATTTTCGGCCTTGACTTTTTCTGCTCTTTTGCCAATACCTATCTTTACAAAAATGTTGTGTATCCCATCACCGACATGGCATTCACCTGCAAGATCAGGGATTTTTCTTTAATCAATCCCATGGATGATGTGGCCGGTTTCAGGTTCATCCCGGTCAATGATCTTGATATCAACATGTTCGGCATGGATTCGGCACGAAAGGTGCTGGAAAAATTTAAAAAATATTTTCAAACATTAAGCAAATATTAAATCTATAGGCTTTGTGCGCAACTGCTAAGGAACCGTATTGCGTATTCACCTAATTTATGGTTTAAACGATACATGAAAAAAAGATATTATCGTTCCGGAAAAAAAAAATCCGACGCCAGACCGTCACGTCCCATTCAATACCCTGAGCTCACTGCCGGGGCAGACAAGTCATTGAATAAAATTTTCAGCCGGATTGGTGTTCCCGAAAAACAGCAGTTTACACCAGATCCGTTTCAACTTGAGGCCATTGAAGCCATCAGCACATCGGACTGTCTTGTCACAGCCCCCACAGGCGCGGGAAAAACCTGGATTGCAGAACAGGCAGCCAAAAGCATTTTAGAAAACAACGGCAAGGTGTGGTATGCAACGCCGTTAAAGGCGCTGACCAACTCCATACATGCCGGGTTCTCAAAAGTTTTCGGCAAGGAAAGCGTCGGCATCCTCACCGGCGACATTAAAGAAAACACAGATGCGGACATCATCATCGGCACTACGGAAATTTTAAGGAATCAACTCTATGATGCCATGTATACCGGGCAAAACCTCAAATGCGATCTGATTATCCTGGATGAAGCCCACTATCTCGGCGATGCCGAGCGTGGTGTTGTCTGGGAAGAGATTATGATCTATCTGCCTGTGCGTATCCCGCTGCTTTTATTGTCTGCCACCATAGGTAACCCGGACCAAATCGCCGGATGGCTCTCCGCCATCCGGGATAAAACATGCAAAGTGGTGGAAAACACCAAACGGCCGGTTCCTTTGTTTCCTCTGTTTTTTCATCCATCGGGCACCCTTTTCCCTTTGCTGGAAAAAACAGGAAAAAACGGAAATCGCACCCGCCTTCATAAAAAAGTATATAAATACAATCAATCGGGTAAACGGCTGACGCTTGCCCCACCCGGAAAACTGCCTAAATTTTCAGATATTCTCAAGGTACTGTCCCACTTTGATCTGCTGCCGGCCATCTTTTTTTTAAAATCCAGGGCAGAATGCGACCGGGCCATAAAACTGTGCGATGGCAGTTTGCTCAAACATGCGCCTGAAAAAAAACAGGCGCTCAAGGAGAGGCTGATACAGCTCACGGCTGACAACCCCCATCTATCGGCCCATCCCCAGCGGACTTACCTTGAACAAACCGCAACGGCCGCCCATCATTCAGGGCACCTGCCCGCCTGGAAAGTGGTGGTGGAGACCTTAATGGCCGAAGGGCTTTTAGATGCCATGTTTGCCACCTCTACGGTGGCAGCCGGTGTAAATTTTCCGGCCCGGTCCGTTGTTATTCTCAATTCCGACCGCTTCAATGGCCGGGATTTTTTATCATTGACCCCCAGTGAATTCCAGCAGATGGCAGGCAGGGCCGGAAGACGGGGCATGGACAACATCGGATTTGCCACACTGCTTCCCGGCAAATACATGGATGTTTCCCTTGTGGGCAAGCTGGTGAATGCACCGCCTTTAAATGTCGACTCCCAGATCAAAATTGATTTCTCCATGGTGCTTAATCTTTTGTTGTCCAACACCCCGGAACAGGTGCGCACCCTGCTGGAAAAATCCTTTGCATCCTATCTTTTAGCCATTGGCGCAAAAGCCGGGAAAAGCGGCAGGAAGGCAAGAAAAAAATTCGGCCATGATATGGAATATTTATGGCTTGATTTTACCGAGCACATGGATTTTTTGATCCAGGAAGGCTTTGTCACACCCGAAGGGGAAAAACCCTGCGCCCTGACCGAAGACGGCATATGGGCATCAAAACTGCGCATTGATTCGCCCCTGCTTGTGGCCCAAAGTCTTCGGGATAAAATTTTACCTGATAGTGACCCGGCGCTTTTGGCAGCCATGATCGCTGCATTTGTCAATGAAAAGGAGTTCAAAGATGACATGTTGTTCACAACCGCCCTTTCTAAACGGCTTAAGGATGCCTTTTTAGAACTGCGCCGGGGGCTGAAACCTTTTGCCATCAAAATGCTGCAGTCAGGCTTTCCTGCACCCAACCTGTTTATACAGCCGGCCTCCCTGGTCTATGCCTGGGCCCATGACACACCCTGGGATGAACTGATGCGCAAGTCAGATTTTGCCGAAGGTGATTTTGCCAGACTGATCCTGAGAACGGCAGAAAATCTGCGCCAAATGACCCATTTAAGTCAGGATTTCCCGGTTATCGCCAAAACAGCGGCCGAAGCCATTGACATGATACGCAAAGCGCCTGTGGTCACAGAATTTTAAAATAAGGAGATACCATACATGACACCTGTTATATCAAAAAACGCGCCGGCAGCCGTGGGGCCATACTCCCATGCCGTGATCCACAACGATACCGTATACTGCGCCGGCCAGATCCCTCTGGATCCTGCCACAGGCGAAATTGTGGGGACGACCATTGAAGATCAGACCCGCCAGGTCATCTCAAATCTTGAAGCCGTGCTTAAAGATTGCCATACAAGCTTGAACAATATTGTAAAAACCACGGTGTTTCTGGCATCCATGGATGATTTTGCCGGAATGAATCAGGTATACGAAGCGGCCCTTGGCGGCCATAAGCCGGCCAGATCGGCCTTTCAGGTGGCGCGTCTGCCCAAAGATGCACTGGTGGAAATTGAATGCATCGCCGTGTGTGACAAAAAATAGGATCCAGGAGGTTATATGTCCGAAGATACAAAAAAAGTTATTTATTCAATGATCAATGTGAGCAAGTTCCACGGCACCCGCCAGGTACTTAAAGATATTTCACTGTCCTATTTTTACGGGGCAAAAATAGGTGTGCTGGGCCTTAACGGTTCAGGTAAATCCACACTATTGAAAATCATGGCAGGTGTGGACACCGAATTTGCAGGAGAAACCATCTTATCAAAAGGTTTCACCGTGGGTTTTCTTGAGCAGGAACCCTTGGTGGATTCAGATAAAACCGTGCGAGAAGTGGTGGAAGAAGGGGTTCAGGAGACCGTAGACCTTTTAAAAGAATATGAAAAAATCTCCGAAGCCTTTGCTGAACCCATGTCCGATGATGAGATGGATGCACTGCTGGAAAAACAGGGAAAGCTGCAGGAAAAACTTGACCATATCGATGCCTGGGATCTGGATTCCAGGCTGAAAATGGCCATGGATGCTCTTCGCTGCCCGCCCGAAGACACCCCTGTCAGCGTGATCTCCGGTGGTGAAAAGCGACGGGTCGCCTTGTGCCGTTTGCTGCTGCAAAAACCCGACATCCTGCTTTTGGACGAGCCGACCAACCACCTTGATGCCGAATCCGTGGGCTGGCTGGAACAACATTTAAGCCGGTTTGAAGGTACGGTCATTGCCGTGACCCATGACCGCTATTTTCTGGACAATGTGGCAGGCTGGATTCTGGAACTGGACCGGGGCGAAGGCATTCCCTGGAAAGGCAACTACTCCTCCTGGCTTGAACAGAAACAGCAGCGCCTGGCAAAAGAAGAAAAAAGCGAGAGCAAACGCCGCCAGACACTGGCCAGGGAACTTGAGTGGATCAACATGTCGCCCAAGGGCAGGCGCTCCAAATCCAAGGCCAGAATCACTGCTTACGAAGATCTGCTCAAAAAGGACAGCAAACAGCAGGAACAGAAAATGGAAATTTTTATTCCGCCGGGACCGCGGCTTGGTGCTAAAGTCATTGTGGCACAAAATGTTTCCAAAGCCTTTGAGGACAAACTTCTG
This window of the uncultured Desulfobacter sp. genome carries:
- a CDS encoding amino acid ABC transporter permease, which codes for MNDFFPFIIDQVIPRLNTGFFVSIKLIVPSALLGFLIGVVTGTLRVYGPWPIRKLCNFYVAVFRGTPLVVQLYFWYFALPYTNFGGVRIVMSAMACAIVGFSLCSGAYHSEYIRGGLLSIKTGQLKAAQALGMTPFTSVKSIVLPQAFRHCFTGCCNEVIYLIKYSSLASIITINEMTGIGRGIAKASFRNVETFLVVGIYYLILVTLAGAILNYIERRMEIPGFDRQAR
- a CDS encoding cupin domain-containing protein — encoded protein: MANLFENIPDNLAAEHFTDLVNQKHIRIERIVSLGHTSPEFGWYNQDENEWVIVLEGSGTILYENGLEYTLNKGDYLDIPAHTKHKVTQTDPNSITVWLAVFY
- a CDS encoding amino acid ABC transporter ATP-binding protein, which gives rise to MTQPNGTEPIVLEARGIVKELGGNTVLNHVDLTLAKGDLKVLIGPSGSGKSTLLQCLNLLHIPEEGRLLLDGTQVNFRKKTELYRLRQKVGMIFQEFNLFDHLSACQNVAIALRKVKKQSKNQAHDRACEELARVGLADKMDLYPAQLSGGQKQRVSIARALAMDPEVLLLDEPTSALDPELISEVLVVIRDLAKAGMTMLMATHQISFSAGLAHEFVFMENGQITEQGEPAALLAENSGSRTRDFCAKISELTGAEA
- a CDS encoding GFA family protein; protein product: MKNSFGPDYASLEDTEFVAKYQASCFCGTIRYEVSADPVDAKICHCTTCQRLHGAPMQWAAIFHKRHVRFTAGLEHLTFYNSEQNRPGRILPCKVRCSKCGTLIADEGRRMWLAFPSLFDFGHPARVPESFKPTCHLFYGSRVVEPHDDLPKWSGHKNHSELL
- a CDS encoding amino acid ABC transporter permease, coding for MHNMFTFLTSITDSLPYIFSGLWITVVLIIGAMGLGLLIGIPFSVIRVYGHPLARGCVALYVWFFRGVPVLVLFYLFYFGLLSWLDQVPALDFLPLGDAFVAAIVVLGMTTGAYQTQIFKGAILSLPQGQLKAARSLGMSDISAITSIILPQALRFSIPAWSNEYSIVLKDSALAYVIGVAELMSRTRSVAAITHKPLPFTLFAGLIFFILTWAGVKGLKRLEQKVQIQGYTQ
- a CDS encoding MTH938/NDUFAF3 family protein, which produces MISSFSFGQMVIGADKYTTDLIILPDLTILPNWRRKKGHVLELADLKSVLPVKPDLIIAGTGVNDRMKIAPGLAKELSSMGIELKTLATGSAVEMFNTTIVQTPDKQVSACFHLTC
- a CDS encoding ABC transporter substrate-binding protein, with translation MIKKIALLMSVLSTLVCLSLTPAGAKEVYINGIDFGFPPFGYVDKAGKPAGFDVECANWIANEMGFEVKHQPMDWDGIIPALNAKKIDFIASGMSATESRKKIVNFTLPYYEVSQVLLVLKDRTDDFNTLLTTGKKIGTQRGTTSTKRLNDLLATGKYDFKIVEYDSTDLSMEDLKIGRIDASSMDSSIANELNKDETYKTAGTFEGSTEEYGYAVRKGDDKLLNLLNQGLKKLMADPQWQVLKDKYDIH
- a CDS encoding NUDIX domain-containing protein codes for the protein MPHSNPNHNRFKFCPACGSNTLDPDSIKSFKCRECGFEFFLNCAAAVMAIILDDQNRILVTVRAKEPCKGSLDLPGGFAEPGESIDHGLVREIKEELNLDIFGLDFFCSFANTYLYKNVVYPITDMAFTCKIRDFSLINPMDDVAGFRFIPVNDLDINMFGMDSARKVLEKFKKYFQTLSKY
- a CDS encoding DEAD/DEAH box helicase; protein product: MKKRYYRSGKKKSDARPSRPIQYPELTAGADKSLNKIFSRIGVPEKQQFTPDPFQLEAIEAISTSDCLVTAPTGAGKTWIAEQAAKSILENNGKVWYATPLKALTNSIHAGFSKVFGKESVGILTGDIKENTDADIIIGTTEILRNQLYDAMYTGQNLKCDLIILDEAHYLGDAERGVVWEEIMIYLPVRIPLLLLSATIGNPDQIAGWLSAIRDKTCKVVENTKRPVPLFPLFFHPSGTLFPLLEKTGKNGNRTRLHKKVYKYNQSGKRLTLAPPGKLPKFSDILKVLSHFDLLPAIFFLKSRAECDRAIKLCDGSLLKHAPEKKQALKERLIQLTADNPHLSAHPQRTYLEQTATAAHHSGHLPAWKVVVETLMAEGLLDAMFATSTVAAGVNFPARSVVILNSDRFNGRDFLSLTPSEFQQMAGRAGRRGMDNIGFATLLPGKYMDVSLVGKLVNAPPLNVDSQIKIDFSMVLNLLLSNTPEQVRTLLEKSFASYLLAIGAKAGKSGRKARKKFGHDMEYLWLDFTEHMDFLIQEGFVTPEGEKPCALTEDGIWASKLRIDSPLLVAQSLRDKILPDSDPALLAAMIAAFVNEKEFKDDMLFTTALSKRLKDAFLELRRGLKPFAIKMLQSGFPAPNLFIQPASLVYAWAHDTPWDELMRKSDFAEGDFARLILRTAENLRQMTHLSQDFPVIAKTAAEAIDMIRKAPVVTEF
- a CDS encoding RidA family protein — encoded protein: MTPVISKNAPAAVGPYSHAVIHNDTVYCAGQIPLDPATGEIVGTTIEDQTRQVISNLEAVLKDCHTSLNNIVKTTVFLASMDDFAGMNQVYEAALGGHKPARSAFQVARLPKDALVEIECIAVCDKK
- a CDS encoding helix-turn-helix transcriptional regulator, coding for MTKHKKMIEKWKKDPAFMAEYDALEDEFALLDELLKARKKAGMTQEDVARAMNTKAPAVARIESGGGSQKHSPSIETLRKYAKAVGCRLKINLEPI
- a CDS encoding 1,4-dihydroxy-2-naphthoate polyprenyltransferase; protein product: MNLHHWWLAIRPKTLPAAACPVVVGAACTISDHRFSALMFAAALAGALLIQISVNLANDYFDFIHNIDTPDRKGPKRMTQSGLISPETVRNAFIVTMLMALGLGAVLIIKGGVVILCIVIASLLGVICYSAGPFPIASNGLGEVFVFIFFGPVAVPGTYYLMAGCVTPMVFIASVPVGFMVTAIIVVNNLRDIETDARAGKKTLAVILGHWRTKVEFVFLIFFSFLIPCLMFASGYWSWAILLPLAVFWKSYPLFKIIFEQNGEVLNVALADTAKLALMFSTLFAIGIMAG